The following are from one region of the Paenibacillus protaetiae genome:
- a CDS encoding lipase family protein, translated as MGPVKKIRIYLLAGVATSPTIFTECMAKLEQLFRSDGIEPVIEMLLPYGDASRKLVRQVFEVGSDLPRKLGFGRIGGKQAFRDINKTYSGEPLLLIGHSGGGAAAYQAAKMLHAEGADDFRVVQVGSPRMPIDPDFKQRVSYFHSVDKQGRSNDPITKIGSWGGFAASPKLAVPYWNRMKYAPGYVEGIPTIGGHADYFRHTEPFIDQQAVCNLDKTIGRMHSWLQQEAAYA; from the coding sequence ATGGGGCCAGTCAAAAAAATCCGCATTTATTTGCTAGCTGGCGTGGCTACAAGCCCGACCATTTTTACAGAATGTATGGCAAAGCTGGAGCAATTGTTCCGCTCGGACGGCATCGAGCCGGTCATCGAGATGCTGCTGCCGTATGGGGATGCAAGCCGAAAGCTTGTCCGGCAAGTGTTTGAAGTGGGGAGCGATTTGCCCCGCAAGCTGGGGTTTGGCCGGATTGGCGGAAAGCAGGCGTTCCGCGACATTAACAAAACGTACAGCGGCGAGCCGCTTTTGCTGATCGGCCATAGCGGAGGCGGGGCGGCGGCTTACCAAGCGGCGAAAATGCTGCATGCGGAAGGGGCAGACGATTTCCGTGTCGTCCAGGTAGGATCGCCCCGCATGCCGATTGATCCGGATTTCAAGCAGCGCGTCAGCTATTTCCATTCGGTTGACAAGCAGGGGCGGTCGAACGATCCGATTACGAAAATTGGAAGCTGGGGCGGATTTGCCGCATCGCCGAAGCTGGCTGTGCCTTATTGGAACCGGATGAAATATGCGCCCGGTTATGTGGAAGGCATCCCGACGATTGGGGGACACGCCGATTATTTCCGGCATACGGAACCGTTTATCGATCAGCAAGCGGTTTGCAATCTCGACAAAACCATTGGCCGGATGCACAGCTGGCTGCAGCAAGAAGCAGCTTACGCTTGA
- a CDS encoding TRM11 family SAM-dependent methyltransferase, which produces MYIYSYVCHEDEWPLCSLELRMMFGRQPEGGSMASGTDFDVNRSPFIKRKLTVTHQGERDGCLETFVEWLTNVDTGGGTFKVVCYTTDENDPLSYEEQRAVERLAGSKIRGKADMRSPQAWFGLTKREGRWLFGRLEENNAIWLRNQNKPRQYSTALGTRTARAAVSIAVSATGLAAPRLIDPCCGIGTVLIEAASMGLTIDGNDRNPLAVQGARENLAFFGYTIPVTLSDMRGLHGSYDGAVIDLPYNRCSVLPAAERLEMLRGARKLAARAVVIATDPIADELRQARFSVIDGCELAKGSFIRHIYVAE; this is translated from the coding sequence ATGTATATTTACAGCTATGTATGCCATGAAGACGAATGGCCTTTGTGCAGCCTCGAGCTTCGGATGATGTTCGGCCGGCAGCCGGAGGGCGGTTCAATGGCAAGCGGCACCGACTTTGATGTGAACCGCAGCCCGTTCATTAAACGAAAGCTGACGGTGACGCATCAGGGAGAACGAGACGGCTGCCTGGAGACGTTCGTTGAATGGCTGACAAATGTGGATACGGGCGGCGGCACGTTCAAAGTCGTTTGCTATACAACGGATGAAAATGATCCGTTAAGTTACGAAGAACAACGTGCGGTGGAACGGCTGGCCGGCTCAAAAATCCGGGGCAAAGCGGATATGCGTTCGCCGCAAGCCTGGTTTGGGCTGACGAAGCGGGAAGGGCGCTGGCTGTTCGGACGGCTGGAAGAAAACAACGCGATTTGGCTGCGGAACCAGAACAAGCCGCGCCAATATTCTACGGCGCTTGGCACCCGGACGGCCCGTGCGGCAGTATCTATCGCCGTATCGGCAACCGGCCTGGCCGCTCCGCGTTTAATTGATCCGTGCTGCGGCATTGGTACCGTGTTGATTGAAGCGGCTTCGATGGGGCTGACGATCGACGGCAATGACCGCAATCCGCTTGCCGTACAGGGCGCACGCGAAAATCTTGCTTTTTTTGGGTATACTATTCCTGTCACGCTAAGCGACATGCGCGGGCTGCACGGAAGTTATGACGGAGCAGTCATCGACTTGCCGTACAATCGCTGCTCGGTGCTGCCGGCGGCGGAGCGGCTCGAGATGCTGCGCGGAGCAAGGAAGCTGGCTGCGAGAGCTGTCGTCATCGCAACCGATCCGATTGCGGATGAACTTCGGCAGGCCAGATTTTCCGTGATCGACGGCTGTGAGCTTGCGAAAGGCTCGTTTATTCGCCATATTTACGTAGCCGAATAA
- a CDS encoding glycoside hydrolase family 26 protein translates to MHRYLKLNRSSLWLCAAIVLLLLLHKGAAKEAASLTVADETPREGNWTVYYQDKGGYQLAKWEPEQGAYLGAYVVQDQTIHANMDTFNRLTGKKHASFFKYVGYGSPYPAEWVQEVIAAGGFPQIAWEPNDGLDQVKDDNYLRQFAEAAGKSGVPVFIRFASEMNGTWTLYSSDPDSYIDKWRLVYRVLHDKAPNAAMVWTVLNVPEKPIESFYPGDAYVDWVGINMYSVKYHDGDIKRPAGQEDPLAMLDYVYNLYSRTKPIQISEFGATHYNATDGLSDTGFAAGKISRLYSHLEQLYPRVKAVYYFDVNNLTEYNVRRKINNYSITAEPDLLRAYELATASPYFLSGYYAGGTAATTVNQTFTNRGNIEELDGVIYADISLFTQLLQLKLDVLQDGNVRLTRRSQPGEAARTAAGKLTSWQASSGYTDWLNRPVKRDNEGLPLVQTAETLGYKVKISGNDIVITA, encoded by the coding sequence TTGCATCGCTATTTGAAATTAAACCGTTCGTCACTATGGCTGTGTGCGGCCATAGTGTTGCTTCTGCTGCTTCATAAAGGTGCGGCAAAAGAAGCGGCATCGCTGACGGTGGCGGATGAAACGCCGCGTGAGGGCAACTGGACGGTGTATTACCAGGACAAAGGCGGCTATCAGCTGGCGAAATGGGAGCCGGAACAAGGCGCTTATCTTGGCGCTTATGTTGTCCAGGATCAGACGATTCATGCAAACATGGATACATTCAACCGGCTGACCGGGAAAAAACATGCCAGCTTCTTCAAATATGTTGGTTACGGCTCGCCTTATCCGGCCGAATGGGTGCAAGAAGTAATTGCAGCCGGCGGGTTCCCGCAAATCGCATGGGAGCCTAACGACGGGCTCGATCAGGTGAAAGACGACAATTATTTGCGGCAATTTGCGGAAGCGGCCGGCAAATCCGGCGTTCCCGTCTTTATCCGGTTCGCATCTGAAATGAACGGCACATGGACGTTGTACAGCAGCGACCCGGACAGCTATATTGACAAATGGCGCCTTGTCTACCGCGTTCTGCATGACAAAGCGCCTAATGCTGCAATGGTGTGGACGGTGCTGAACGTGCCGGAGAAGCCAATCGAGTCTTTTTATCCGGGTGACGCGTATGTGGACTGGGTTGGCATTAATATGTACAGCGTCAAGTATCATGACGGGGACATTAAACGTCCAGCCGGACAGGAAGATCCGCTGGCGATGCTGGATTATGTCTATAATTTGTACAGCCGCACAAAGCCGATTCAAATTTCTGAGTTCGGGGCGACGCATTATAATGCGACGGACGGCTTAAGCGACACCGGCTTTGCTGCCGGCAAAATTTCGCGCCTATACAGCCATTTGGAACAGCTGTACCCTCGCGTGAAAGCCGTTTACTATTTTGATGTGAACAATTTGACCGAGTATAATGTGCGGCGTAAAATTAATAATTATTCCATTACGGCGGAGCCTGATCTATTGCGGGCTTATGAGCTTGCAACCGCAAGCCCGTATTTTTTGAGCGGTTATTACGCTGGCGGCACCGCTGCAACGACCGTGAACCAGACATTTACAAACCGCGGCAATATAGAGGAGCTTGACGGTGTCATTTATGCAGATATCAGCTTGTTTACGCAGCTGCTGCAGCTGAAGCTGGATGTGCTGCAGGACGGCAATGTCCGGTTGACGCGCCGCAGCCAGCCGGGTGAAGCTGCACGGACCGCAGCGGGGAAGCTGACGAGCTGGCAAGCCAGCTCCGGCTATACAGATTGGTTGAACCGTCCTGTCAAACGGGACAATGAAGGTTTGCCGCTTGTACAGACAGCCGAAACATTAGGATACAAGGTAAAAATAAGCGGAAATGACATCGTTATTACTGCATGA
- a CDS encoding lipase family protein, protein MLKGLIGPMGKEKRTIISQPMDYRTAIFLAAVCNQAYLNTINADGSFLVPKSYHLVGEFSAQSYSGSNERFGFILQSEQAIILAFRGTLSATDWVADLIAQQVPYRFVKNGGATHKGFTDLYSSARDSILSVLETLPKDKPLFITGHSLGGALATLSALDIAVNKPFANPLVYTFGAPRVGDPAFVRTYNSQIGTHWRIQNEYDIVPHLPPLVYQQPNKDKTYYYMHVRGEVMRKFRMGTVSGNHVISSYFMDLAKEDPEFAAAVCLEPPGWCPIPDPKAAP, encoded by the coding sequence GTGTTGAAAGGGTTGATCGGACCGATGGGCAAAGAGAAGCGCACAATCATATCGCAGCCGATGGATTATCGCACCGCCATTTTCCTTGCGGCTGTATGCAATCAGGCCTACTTAAACACGATTAATGCAGACGGATCTTTCCTTGTCCCCAAATCTTATCATTTAGTGGGAGAATTCTCAGCGCAAAGCTACAGCGGATCCAATGAACGGTTTGGATTTATTTTGCAGTCGGAACAAGCTATTATCCTTGCGTTCCGCGGAACGCTGTCGGCTACGGATTGGGTAGCCGATCTGATTGCCCAGCAGGTTCCGTACCGTTTTGTCAAAAACGGAGGAGCCACACATAAAGGATTTACCGATTTATATTCATCTGCAAGGGATTCCATCTTGTCCGTGCTGGAAACCCTTCCAAAGGATAAGCCGCTGTTCATTACCGGACACAGCCTTGGAGGCGCGCTTGCTACGTTATCCGCTCTCGATATTGCGGTCAACAAACCGTTCGCGAATCCGCTTGTTTATACGTTCGGGGCGCCGCGCGTCGGCGATCCGGCCTTCGTCCGCACCTATAACAGCCAAATCGGGACGCACTGGCGCATTCAAAATGAGTATGACATTGTGCCCCATTTGCCGCCGCTTGTCTATCAGCAGCCCAACAAAGACAAAACGTATTACTACATGCATGTTAGAGGCGAAGTGATGCGAAAGTTCCGGATGGGCACGGTTTCCGGGAACCATGTCATCAGCAGCTACTTTATGGATCTGGCCAAAGAAGATCCGGAGTTTGCAGCAGCCGTATGCCTGGAGCCTCCCGGCTGGTGCCCGATCCCCGATCCGAAAGCAGCGCCCTAA
- a CDS encoding Gfo/Idh/MocA family protein, with protein sequence MAIRIGIVGTGWFGRMHAEKLAAMEGVEIAAFCATSQQKADAAAVSYSGAKGYASIEEMLDGSKPDAVYICVPPFAHGGMELALIERRIPFLVEKPLGVNYEQPDQIKEAVERTGLITSVGYHFRYMESTDRARELLAERTPLMAAGHWMGSMPGVGWWRRMEGSGGQFVEQTTHIVDLLRYTLGEITEVYAAYGSRYMAEQAEGVTVPDVGTVTLKLANGTVASISNTCAIEGGHRAGLHIYTNAGVVELSNGGLLDWEGSRKTEYINRLNPYERENEAFLHAVRTGDASRIRSAYTDAWRTHRVTMAANESAAAGKPVAVRL encoded by the coding sequence TTGGCGATTCGGATCGGTATTGTCGGAACGGGATGGTTTGGCCGCATGCATGCGGAGAAGCTGGCTGCGATGGAAGGCGTGGAAATTGCCGCGTTTTGTGCCACAAGCCAGCAAAAAGCGGATGCAGCGGCAGTGTCATACAGCGGGGCCAAAGGCTATGCTTCCATAGAAGAAATGCTGGACGGCAGCAAGCCGGATGCCGTCTATATTTGCGTGCCGCCTTTTGCGCATGGCGGTATGGAACTGGCGCTTATTGAACGGAGGATTCCGTTCCTTGTCGAGAAGCCGCTTGGCGTCAATTACGAGCAGCCGGATCAAATCAAGGAAGCAGTTGAGCGGACGGGTCTTATTACTTCGGTAGGATATCATTTTCGTTATATGGAAAGTACCGACCGCGCCCGTGAGCTGCTGGCGGAACGAACGCCGCTGATGGCAGCCGGCCATTGGATGGGTTCGATGCCGGGTGTTGGCTGGTGGCGGCGGATGGAAGGCTCCGGCGGGCAGTTTGTCGAGCAGACGACGCATATCGTGGACCTGCTCCGTTATACGCTTGGCGAAATTACGGAGGTGTATGCCGCATACGGCAGCCGGTATATGGCGGAGCAAGCGGAAGGCGTGACGGTGCCTGACGTCGGAACGGTAACGCTTAAGCTGGCGAACGGGACGGTAGCCTCTATATCGAACACTTGCGCTATTGAAGGCGGACACCGCGCAGGGCTTCACATTTATACGAATGCCGGCGTTGTGGAGCTGTCGAACGGCGGGCTGCTGGATTGGGAGGGGAGCCGAAAGACCGAATACATCAACCGGCTGAATCCGTACGAGCGCGAGAATGAAGCATTTCTCCATGCGGTCCGTACCGGGGATGCTTCGCGCATCCGTTCTGCCTATACCGATGCGTGGCGTACGCATCGGGTTACAATGGCGGCGAACGAATCCGCAGCAGCGGGCAAGCCGGTGGCGGTAAGGCTGTAA